In Centroberyx gerrardi isolate f3 chromosome 20, fCenGer3.hap1.cur.20231027, whole genome shotgun sequence, a genomic segment contains:
- the mapk7 gene encoding mitogen-activated protein kinase 7, with amino-acid sequence MSTKEVGEGKNAQPVAMSTQVMATDISRENNNHHGAAVEAAGGTTETSTAAKNLALLKAHSLDVTFEVGEEYDVIETIGTGAYGVVSSARRRDNGQQVAIKKISNAFEVLTNAKRTLRELKILKHFKHDNIIAIKDILQPNLPHSAFKSVYVVLDLMESDLHQIIHSGQPLTPEHTRYFLYQLLRGLKYVHSANVIHRDLKPSNLLVNENCELKIGDFGMARGLSSHPEESHSFMTEYVATRWYRAPELMLSLQHYSLAIDLWSVGCIFAEMLGRKQLFPGKHYVHQLQLILSVLGTPPEGLIGAIGADRVRSYVQSLPSRAPVPLAKLYPQAEPEALDLLGAMLRFDPRERIDVTQALEHPYLDKYHDPDDEPICVPAFDFEFDKLPMNKEQIKEAILMEIQDFHQKKQTGRQRLQFRPLPRVNGGAGGVQSSSQRVAQASTVNLTKATLVPLAQLSQATQRQAQQVIEVKSQQQQQDSVIHTPAEGSQPFTNQMPTFNKQPTSLLEVTPPHVTHNLPLLTKSESGPVDVDMPSANSDGGQPETIDLTTPVSSQDAPSEAMRDSEGQEQLPNSQAPLTQAAKRQSMTQAPTSMPATPAQTMTPLPTTVPSLSLSQAQAQSLSQSLSQSLSKGTRAPPGVGEGTRKEGAISEDTKAALKAALLKSALRNKARCDRGTSVLGMDIGAGGSISSSLSSLPELRRPVTAQERQREREEKRRKRQERARERERKMKEKERREGKHGDSLGGVLLSDNDKSLLERWKKMMGGCNDKSHMPNNDGAKTKDCNVNSHHGVAMSDNTQVAMSKKTDKEVGKIQSHEQLIPQVKPNLPGLFQPPSTQGSLPFSMSQTKPPADIGVVAVSGGIDIMTATSGFVKNNTLKPHDESGGQSGFNCLGSWSGQQVETRPPQQPQPNRSPQPPPTSFLQPQLQPQSQPHSRPQPNPQPQSQLLPLETFLTKVPTLTTRETNGNVDVGGQNNLNSHPNPSTSSPGPMEKLCPSIGEKSGPQAANSLCGALGVPSQPHPSLGFTDTGQPGPSIAPDIHTVTLQLSKSQVEDVLPPVFSVTPKGSGAGYGVGFDLDDLLNQSLTDLQHSDLSYDSAPLSASLLSDWIEVHRMTQADLESLQQELQLGSPMILSDTIPPDT; translated from the exons ATGTCAACCAAGGAGGTGGGAGAAGGTAAAAATGCTCAACCTGTGGCCATGTCAACCCAAGTAATGGCCACTGACAtaagcagagaaaacaacaaccacCATGGTGCAGCGGTGGAGGCGGCAGGCGGCACCACAGAGACCAGCACAGCAGCCAAGAACCTGGCTCTGCTTAAAGCTCACTCCCTGGACGTGACCTTTGAGGTCGGTGAGGAGTACGATGTTATAGAAACTATCGGCACAGGGGCCTACGGCGTCGTTTCATCTGCCAGGAGACGGGACAATG GCCAGCAGGTGGCGATAAAGAAGATCTCAAATGCTTTTGAAGTGCTAACAAATGCCAAACGCACACTGCGAGAGCTGAAGATTCTCAAGCACTTCaaacatgacaacattatcGCCATCAAAGACATCCTACAGCCCAACCTTCCTCACTCTGCCTTCAAGTCTGT ATATGTGGTACTGGACCTAATGGAGAGTGACCTGCACCAAATCATACACTCTGGCCAGCCGCTAACCCCAGAACACACACGCTACTTTCTGTACCAGCTCCTCCGCGGCCTTAAGTACGTGCACTCAGCCAACGTCATCCATCGTGACCTCAAACCCTCCAACCTGTTGGTGAACGAGAACTGTGAGCTGAAAATTGGGGACTTTGGCATGGCGAGGGGTCTCAGTTCACACCCTGAGGAGTCTCATTCCTTTATGACGGAGTATGTGGCAACGCGATGGTACCGCGCTCCAGAACTCATGCTTTCCCTGCAGCACTACAGTTTGGCCATTGACTTGTGGTCCGTGGGCTGCATCTTTGCTGAGATGCTGGGGCGTAAACAGCTTTTTCCCGGGAAGCACTACGTCCACCAGCTCCAGCTCATTTTGTCCGTGCTTGGCACTCCTCCCGAGGGTTTGATCGGAGCTATTGGGGCTGACAGAGTGCGCTCCTATGTTCAGAGTCTTCCATCACGGGCCCCTGTGCCCCTGGCCAAACTGTATCCACAGGCTGAGCCAGAGGCGTTGGACCTGCTGGGGGCCATGTTGCGCTTTGACCCTCGTGAGCGAATTGATGTGACACAAGCACTGGAGCATCCTTACCTGGACAAGTACCACGACCCGGATGATGAGCCCATCTGCGTGCCGGCTTTTGACTTTGAATTTGACAAGCTTCCAATGAACAAGGAACAAATTAAAGAGGCAATCCTGATGGAGATCCAGGACTTTCATCAAAAGAAACAGACCGGTCGTCAAAGACTCCAGTTCAGGCCCTTGCCAAGGGTGAAtggtggagctggaggagtgcagagcagcagccagcGTGTTGCTCAGGCCTCGACTGTAAACCTGACCAAAGCAACGTTGGTTCCCTTGGCACAACTCTCCCAAGCAACGCAGCGTCAGGCACAGCAAGTGATAGAAGTTAAAtctcaacagcaacaacaggaCAGTGTTATCCACACACCAGCAGAAGGGAGCCAGCCATTTACAAATCAAATGCCAACCTTTAACAAGCAGCCCACATCCCTTTTAGAAGTTACCCCACCCCATGTGACCCATAATTTGCCTCTCCTGACTAAGAGCGAGAGTGGCCCGGTTGATGTGGACATGCCCAGTGCCAACTCTGATGGTGGTCAGCCAGAGACTATAGATCTAACAACGCCAGTCTCTAGCCAGGATGCTCCATCAGAAGCAatgagagacagtgagggacAGGAGCAGCTTCCCAACAGCCAGGCTCCTCTGACCCAGGCCGCCAAACGCCAGTCCATGACCCAGGCTCCCACCTCCATGCCTGCAACACCAGCACAGACCATGACACCCCTCCCGACCACGgtgccttctctttctctctcccaggcaCAAGCCCAGTCATTATCTCAGTCCCTTTCTCAGTCTCTGTCCAAGGGCACCAGGGCCCCACCAGGTGTGGGAGAGGGAACCAGAAAAGAAGGAGCAATTTCAGAGGATACTAAAGCTGCACTTAAAGCAGCCCTATTGAAATCGGCTCTCAGAAATAAAGCCAGATGTG ACAGAGGTACCTCTGTGCTGGGGATGGATATCGGCGCAGGAGGAAGTATATCGTCCTCCCTGTCTTCTCTTCCAGAGTTGCGTCGACCTGTTACAGCCCAGGAGcgtcaaagagaaagagaggagaaaagaaggaagaggcAGGAacgagcgagggagagggagaggaagatgaaggagaaggagagaagagagggcaaGCATGGGGACTCACTGGGCGGAGTCCTACTGAGCGACAACGACAAAAGCCTGTTGGAACGCTGGAAAAAGATGATGGGAGGCTGCAATGACAAATCTCACATGCCTAATAACGATGGAGCAAAGACTAAGGATTGTAATGTGAACTCACACCATGGTGTAGCTATGAGTGATAACACCCAAGTAGCAATGagcaaaaaaacagacaaggaGGTAGGGAAGATTCAGTCTCATGAACAGTTGATCCCCCAAGTTAAACCTAACCTGCCTGGCTTGTTTCAGCCTCCCAGCACCCAGGGATCATTGCCTTTCTCCATGAGCCAGACGAAGCCACCAGCAGATATAGGCGTTGTTGCTGTGAGCGGAGGAATAGATATAATGACGGCCACTAGCGGCTTTGTCAAAAACAACACACTTAAACCGCACGACGAGAGTGGGGGGCAAAGTGGTTTCAACTGTTTGGGGAGTTGGAGTGGGCAGCAGGTAGAGACAAGGCCACCGCAGCAACCACAACCAAACAGATCGCCCCAGCCCCCACCGACAAGCTTTCTTCAGCCCCAGCTCCAACCTCAAAGTCAACCTCACTCCCGGCCACAGCCTAACCCTCAACCTCAGTCTCAGCTGCTTCCCCTGGAGACTTTTTTGACTAAAGTTCCAACACTAACCACCAGAGAGACAAATGGAAACGTGGATGTCGGAGGCCAAAATAACCTGAACTCCCACCCTAACCCGTCAACTTCAAGTCCTGGGCCCATGGAGAAGCTGTGTCCCTCCATAGGAGAGAAATCTGGACCCCAGGCAGCAAACTCTCTCTGTGGGGCCTTAGGGGTCCCATCTCAGCCTCATCCCAGCTTGGGATTCACAGACACCGGACAGCCAGGGCCTTCCATCGCCCCGGACATCCACAcagtaacactgcagctctcaAAGTCACAG GTAGAGGATGTTTTACCTCCGGTGTTCTCGGTCACCCCTAAAGGCAGCGGGGCTGGGTACGGTGTGGGCTTCGACCTGGATGATCTTCTCAACCAGTCTCTCACAGACCTCCAGCACTCTGACCTCAG tTACGACTCGGcacccctctctgcctccctcttaTCTGATTGGATCGAGGTTCACCGCATGACTCAAGCTGATCTGGAGTCACTTCAGCAGGAGTTACAGCTGGGATCTCCCATGATCCTCTCTGATACCATTCCCCCTGACACCTGA
- the vkorc1 gene encoding vitamin K epoxide reductase complex subunit 1 has product MAAAGNYGMPTWERKMRIFLCVFGLILSVYALHVELSRERNPEYRAMCDLGESVSCSKVFTSRWGRGFGLVQFFVDQDSALNQPNSVLGIIFYTLQLGLGLSVCKRAALFLVFSSWVSVAGSLYLAAILAFVLGDFCMVCVSTYIVNFALLYTNLKRRRALEGVKEKSG; this is encoded by the exons ATGGCAGCGGCTGGTAATTATGGAATGCCGACGTGGGAGAGAAAAATGCGCATATTTCTGTGCgtttttggtttgattttgtCTGTGTATGCGCTTCATGTCGAGCTTTCCCGAGAGAGGAACCCAGAGTACAGGGCGATGTGCGACCTGGGGGAATCTGTGAGCTGCTCCAAGGTTTTTACCTCCAG ATGGGGACGTGGCTTTGGTTTGGTCCAGTTCTTTGTGGACCAAGATAGCGCTCTGAACCAGCCCAACAGTGTCCTGGGCATCATATTTTACACTCTGCAGCTGGGCCTTG GACTGTCAGTCTGCAAGAGAGCAGCGTTGTTTCTGGTCTTCTCCTCCTGGGTGTCTGTGGCCGGCTCGCTCTATCTAGCAGCTATCCTCGCCTTTGTTCTGGGGGATTTCTGCATGGTCTGCGTGTCAACATACATTGTCAACTTTGCGTTGCTCTACACCAATCTGAAACGAAGGAGAGCGCTCGAAGGAGTAAAGGAAAAGTCTGGATAG
- the LOC139918071 gene encoding serine protease 33, which produces MSPKSNFHAIFWSITGFLACHAQECGRPPLVENRIVGGMDASDGAWPWQVDIQTASSGHVCGGSIISEYWVLSAAHCFPNPFDVSSYIIYAGRYQLNGFNPYQSTHSVSRVVIPSDYVEPHQGSDMALVRLSSPVTWSDRVRPICLPNSDTLFPGGMPCYVTGWGNIRDEVSLPGVGTLQEVQVPIISQTSCQEMYRLHPSETVDILFDMICAGYQEGGKDSCQGDSGGPLVCQMVNGTWVQAGVVSFGLDCAQPNQPGVYAKVSAFSDFIRSTVPEIRLYGRANPNWSGRAAVLVSCLTTLLMMLLLR; this is translated from the exons ATGTCGCCGAAATCAAACTTTCACGCCATTTTCTGGAGTATAACAG GTTTTTTGGCTTGTCATGCCCAAGAATGTGGCCGCCCGCCACTTGTGGAGAACAGGAttgtgggagggatggatgcTTCAGACGGGGCCTGGCCATGGCAAGTGGATATTCAG aCAGCGAGCAGTGGCCACGTCTGCGGAGGCTCCATCATCTCTGAGTACTGGGTCCTCTCAGCCGCTCACTGTTTCCCCAA TCCGTTCGACGTGAGCTCCTACATCATCTACGCAGGCCGCTACCAGCTGAACGGCTTCAACCCGTACCAGTCGACGCACTCTGTGAGCAGGGTGGTGATCCCGTCTGATTACGTGGAGCCTCACCAGGGATCGGACATGGCGCTGGTGCGGCTGTCCAGCCCGGTCACCTGGTCGGATCGCGTCCGTCCCATCTGTCTGCCCAACTCTGACACCCTGTTCCCAGGTGGCATGCCGTGCTACGTCACCGGCTGGGGAAACATCCGGGATGAAG tCTCTCTGCCAGGAGTGGGGACCCTGCAGGAAGTGCAGGTGCCAATCATCTCCCAGACTTCTTGTCAGGAGATGTACCGGCTGCACCCGTCGGAGACGGTGGATATCCTGTTTGACATGATCTGTGCTGGATACCAGGAGGGCGGAAAGGACTCCTGCCAG GGTGACTCAGGAGGGCCCCTTGTCTGCCAGATGGTGAACGGGACCTGGGTGCAGGCTGGGGTGGTGAGTTTTGGACTGGACTGTGCTCAGCCCAACCAGCCAGGGGTTTATGCCAAAGTATCCGCCTTCTCAGATTTCATCCGCAGCACGGTCCCAGAGATCCGGCTGTACGGCCGCGCTAATCCAAACTGGTCTGGGAGGGCGGCTGTGCTGGTCAGCTGTCTGACCACTCTActgatgatgctgctgctgagatAG